From a single Anomaloglossus baeobatrachus isolate aAnoBae1 chromosome 4, aAnoBae1.hap1, whole genome shotgun sequence genomic region:
- the SCO2 gene encoding protein SCO2 homolog, mitochondrial isoform X1, giving the protein MLECMGSFRSRPLTWKEPIQSRLNRGSTRCVHHGSCSTGMLRHIQRIFPLLKHPTSATPKDYTNRIKCLIHKKGIFTSPTLQKSQPPGSSKAPISLRTRLLVSCIIGGGAVGIWQYLRWEKQEKKKLDRIQQLRTIAVGQGDFSLIDHKGEPCCKKDLRGNWVLMYFGFTHCPDICPDELEKLSSAVSLLDKDRTLPPVLPIFVSVDPERDNVAALAKYVSEFHPRLKGLTGNDEQIKAVAQAYRVYYSAGPRDEDNDYIIDHTILIYLLNPDGLFTDYYNRSKNDQEIAESVKRHMKTYKSIFS; this is encoded by the exons atgctagaatgtatgggctccttccggtcacgcccactaacctggaaggagcccatacagtctaggctCAACCGAGGCAGCACGAGGTGTGTACATCACGGGAGCTGCTCTACCGG GATGCTGCGACATATACAGCGCATATTTCCTCTTCTCAAACACCCAACCAGCGCAACACCAAAAGACTACACAAACAGAATAAAATGTCTGATCCACAAAAAAGGAATATTCACATCTCCTACATTACAGAAATCCCAACCGCCGGGCTCCTCAAAGGCCCCGATATCATTACGAACAAGGCTGCTGGTTAGCTGCATTATTGGCGGTGGCGCAGTGGGAATCTGGCAATATCTGCGGTGGGAAAAACAGGAGAAGAAGAAGCTGGATCGCATTCAACAGCTTCGTACCATAGCCGTCGGTCAGGGAGACTTCAGTCTTATCGATCATAAAGGCGAGCCTTGCTGTAAAAAAGACCTCAGAGGTAATTGGGTGTTAATGTACTTTGGCTTTACCCATTGTCCTGATATCTGTCCAGATGAACTGGAAAAGCTGAGTTCTGCGGTGTCTCTGCTGGACAAGGACCGCACTCTGCCCCCAGTGCTGCCTATCTTCGTTTCAGTGGACCCTGAGCGTGATAACGTCGCAGCACtagcaaagtatgttagtgaattcCATCCGCGTCTCAAGGGGCTGACCGGCAACGACGAGCAGATCAAAGCCGTAGCCCAAGCCTATCGTGTGTACTACAGTGCCGGGCCCCGTGATGAGGATAACGACTACATTATTGATCACACCATTCTCATATATTTGCTCAATCCTGACGGACTGTTCACAGATTACTATAACCGGAGTAAAAATGATCAGGAAATAGCGGAAAGTGTAAAAAGACATATGAAGACTTACAAGTCCATATTCAGCTGA
- the SCO2 gene encoding protein SCO2 homolog, mitochondrial isoform X2, whose translation MLECMGSFRSRPLTWKEPIQSRLNRGSTRMLRHIQRIFPLLKHPTSATPKDYTNRIKCLIHKKGIFTSPTLQKSQPPGSSKAPISLRTRLLVSCIIGGGAVGIWQYLRWEKQEKKKLDRIQQLRTIAVGQGDFSLIDHKGEPCCKKDLRGNWVLMYFGFTHCPDICPDELEKLSSAVSLLDKDRTLPPVLPIFVSVDPERDNVAALAKYVSEFHPRLKGLTGNDEQIKAVAQAYRVYYSAGPRDEDNDYIIDHTILIYLLNPDGLFTDYYNRSKNDQEIAESVKRHMKTYKSIFS comes from the exons atgctagaatgtatgggctccttccggtcacgcccactaacctggaaggagcccatacagtctaggctCAACCGAGGCAGCACGAG GATGCTGCGACATATACAGCGCATATTTCCTCTTCTCAAACACCCAACCAGCGCAACACCAAAAGACTACACAAACAGAATAAAATGTCTGATCCACAAAAAAGGAATATTCACATCTCCTACATTACAGAAATCCCAACCGCCGGGCTCCTCAAAGGCCCCGATATCATTACGAACAAGGCTGCTGGTTAGCTGCATTATTGGCGGTGGCGCAGTGGGAATCTGGCAATATCTGCGGTGGGAAAAACAGGAGAAGAAGAAGCTGGATCGCATTCAACAGCTTCGTACCATAGCCGTCGGTCAGGGAGACTTCAGTCTTATCGATCATAAAGGCGAGCCTTGCTGTAAAAAAGACCTCAGAGGTAATTGGGTGTTAATGTACTTTGGCTTTACCCATTGTCCTGATATCTGTCCAGATGAACTGGAAAAGCTGAGTTCTGCGGTGTCTCTGCTGGACAAGGACCGCACTCTGCCCCCAGTGCTGCCTATCTTCGTTTCAGTGGACCCTGAGCGTGATAACGTCGCAGCACtagcaaagtatgttagtgaattcCATCCGCGTCTCAAGGGGCTGACCGGCAACGACGAGCAGATCAAAGCCGTAGCCCAAGCCTATCGTGTGTACTACAGTGCCGGGCCCCGTGATGAGGATAACGACTACATTATTGATCACACCATTCTCATATATTTGCTCAATCCTGACGGACTGTTCACAGATTACTATAACCGGAGTAAAAATGATCAGGAAATAGCGGAAAGTGTAAAAAGACATATGAAGACTTACAAGTCCATATTCAGCTGA
- the SCO2 gene encoding protein SCO2 homolog, mitochondrial isoform X3 gives MLRHIQRIFPLLKHPTSATPKDYTNRIKCLIHKKGIFTSPTLQKSQPPGSSKAPISLRTRLLVSCIIGGGAVGIWQYLRWEKQEKKKLDRIQQLRTIAVGQGDFSLIDHKGEPCCKKDLRGNWVLMYFGFTHCPDICPDELEKLSSAVSLLDKDRTLPPVLPIFVSVDPERDNVAALAKYVSEFHPRLKGLTGNDEQIKAVAQAYRVYYSAGPRDEDNDYIIDHTILIYLLNPDGLFTDYYNRSKNDQEIAESVKRHMKTYKSIFS, from the coding sequence ATGCTGCGACATATACAGCGCATATTTCCTCTTCTCAAACACCCAACCAGCGCAACACCAAAAGACTACACAAACAGAATAAAATGTCTGATCCACAAAAAAGGAATATTCACATCTCCTACATTACAGAAATCCCAACCGCCGGGCTCCTCAAAGGCCCCGATATCATTACGAACAAGGCTGCTGGTTAGCTGCATTATTGGCGGTGGCGCAGTGGGAATCTGGCAATATCTGCGGTGGGAAAAACAGGAGAAGAAGAAGCTGGATCGCATTCAACAGCTTCGTACCATAGCCGTCGGTCAGGGAGACTTCAGTCTTATCGATCATAAAGGCGAGCCTTGCTGTAAAAAAGACCTCAGAGGTAATTGGGTGTTAATGTACTTTGGCTTTACCCATTGTCCTGATATCTGTCCAGATGAACTGGAAAAGCTGAGTTCTGCGGTGTCTCTGCTGGACAAGGACCGCACTCTGCCCCCAGTGCTGCCTATCTTCGTTTCAGTGGACCCTGAGCGTGATAACGTCGCAGCACtagcaaagtatgttagtgaattcCATCCGCGTCTCAAGGGGCTGACCGGCAACGACGAGCAGATCAAAGCCGTAGCCCAAGCCTATCGTGTGTACTACAGTGCCGGGCCCCGTGATGAGGATAACGACTACATTATTGATCACACCATTCTCATATATTTGCTCAATCCTGACGGACTGTTCACAGATTACTATAACCGGAGTAAAAATGATCAGGAAATAGCGGAAAGTGTAAAAAGACATATGAAGACTTACAAGTCCATATTCAGCTGA